A genomic segment from Polyangium mundeleinium encodes:
- a CDS encoding S16 family serine protease, producing MSRDKHQAAGPPSETGERGELDAALAAEGLDDELLRQLGHLLEMELVDPPRRTRNELRRRAEAHIVVARLSFEARLSDRAEVEAHAALALAPDDEAALGLLAAIHHARGELGAAITLHTEMAARAGGEPSALATLGRLFEASMREESPSARAPHVAPEAGPFTGLSELEHAFRVAFGGNLQGALRIVDRVAARARTEARGVYKLAMLERAFLLEQAQDVRGAITTLERLADEPGLASDVERLLCLSLLYEREGTPERIRRALRAVRYAYLVTRRPTLLRRIARLVGKLGHTRLAELFEARYLEVFRRRMHVLSLREAARALPAVYVPPEGLSVLPFGHRAVQHLFDRIRNRKRPEHRRRAAALALWTGDAARAEAMYAELDKEGQTTAVDLLYLADALEALGEHARARLARRRGVAGLDRPDAAALARLLGHDDASAEDAREALGSPERLAEAVSVLQARRKAHPVDRAAVLSLARVAEARDELDAKARYESHAHALTEAARTPRPYVLAAAAWRRGGDVRGVIHELWADSRRTKRGHGGLDEKDVLGSVAPDLRTRAVSIFQAVRAFVRSRYPHRVDPELDDRRFLLRFTKDDEPSSGDSAGLPIAVAFASVMLGLSAPSDVAFSGAVICDAHDVLSLARIGDVDAKIEGAYERRLSRIVLPAQNRDDVTHAERVPRKIAEHMVVFARTLDEVLEAMFPELV from the coding sequence ATGTCGCGCGACAAACACCAGGCAGCCGGGCCCCCTTCGGAGACCGGCGAGCGAGGAGAGCTCGACGCCGCCCTGGCCGCCGAAGGCCTCGACGACGAGCTGTTGCGCCAGCTCGGCCATCTGCTCGAAATGGAGCTCGTGGATCCGCCGCGGCGCACACGCAACGAGCTGCGGCGGCGCGCCGAGGCGCATATCGTGGTGGCGCGCCTGTCGTTCGAGGCGCGCCTGTCGGATCGCGCCGAGGTGGAGGCGCACGCGGCGCTCGCGCTCGCGCCGGACGACGAGGCGGCCCTGGGGCTGCTCGCGGCGATTCACCACGCGCGCGGCGAGCTCGGCGCGGCCATCACGCTGCACACCGAAATGGCGGCCCGCGCCGGCGGTGAACCCTCGGCGCTGGCCACGCTCGGGCGGCTCTTCGAAGCGAGCATGCGAGAAGAATCGCCATCGGCCCGCGCGCCGCACGTCGCGCCCGAGGCGGGGCCCTTCACGGGTCTGTCCGAGCTCGAGCACGCGTTTCGTGTGGCCTTCGGGGGCAATTTGCAGGGGGCGCTGCGCATCGTGGATCGTGTGGCGGCGCGCGCGCGCACCGAGGCGCGCGGCGTGTACAAGCTCGCGATGCTGGAGCGCGCTTTTTTGCTGGAACAGGCGCAGGACGTGCGGGGCGCGATCACCACGCTGGAGCGCCTCGCCGACGAGCCGGGGCTCGCGAGCGACGTGGAGCGATTGCTCTGCCTATCGCTCCTCTACGAACGAGAGGGAACCCCCGAGCGAATCCGCCGCGCGCTAAGGGCCGTGCGATATGCCTACCTCGTCACGCGACGCCCGACGCTTCTCCGGCGTATCGCGCGGCTCGTGGGCAAGCTCGGCCATACGCGCCTCGCCGAGCTGTTCGAGGCGCGCTACCTGGAAGTCTTTCGCCGCCGCATGCACGTGCTCTCGCTCCGGGAGGCCGCGCGCGCGCTGCCGGCCGTGTACGTGCCGCCGGAGGGTTTGTCCGTTTTGCCTTTCGGGCATCGGGCCGTGCAACACCTCTTCGATCGGATCCGGAATCGCAAGCGCCCCGAGCACCGCAGGCGCGCCGCCGCGCTGGCACTCTGGACCGGCGATGCGGCACGCGCGGAGGCGATGTACGCGGAGCTCGACAAAGAAGGACAAACCACCGCGGTCGATTTGCTTTACCTCGCGGATGCGCTCGAAGCGCTCGGGGAGCACGCGCGCGCGCGTTTGGCGCGGCGGCGCGGGGTCGCGGGGCTCGATCGGCCGGATGCCGCGGCGCTCGCACGGCTGCTCGGGCACGACGATGCGAGCGCAGAAGACGCGCGGGAGGCTCTGGGGTCCCCGGAGCGGCTCGCGGAGGCGGTGTCGGTGCTGCAGGCGCGGCGCAAAGCGCATCCGGTGGATCGCGCGGCCGTGCTCTCGCTCGCGCGCGTGGCCGAGGCGCGAGACGAGCTCGACGCGAAAGCACGATACGAGTCCCACGCGCACGCCCTCACGGAAGCCGCGCGCACGCCGCGCCCCTACGTGCTCGCCGCCGCCGCATGGCGACGCGGCGGCGACGTGCGCGGCGTGATTCACGAATTATGGGCCGATAGCCGTCGCACGAAGCGGGGCCACGGTGGCCTCGACGAAAAGGACGTCCTCGGCTCGGTCGCGCCGGACCTCCGCACCCGCGCGGTCTCCATCTTCCAGGCCGTGCGCGCCTTCGTCCGATCTCGGTATCCCCACCGTGTCGATCCCGAGCTCGACGACCGCCGCTTTCTCCTCCGTTTCACGAAAGACGACGAGCCCTCGTCCGGCGACAGCGCCGGCCTGCCCATCGCCGTCGCCTTCGCGAGCGTGATGCTCGGGCTCTCGGCGCCGAGCGACGTCGCCTTCTCCGGCGCCGTCATCTGCGACGCGCACGACGTCCTGTCGCTCGCCCGCATCGGCGATGTCGACGCGAAAATCGAGGGCGCCTACGAGCGTCGCCTCTCGCGAATCGTGCTCCCCGCGCAGAATCGGGACGACGTGACGCACGCCGAGCGGGTACCGCGCAAGATCGCCGAGCACATGGTCGTCTTCGCGCGGACGCTCGACGAGGTCCTCGAAGCGATGTTTCCCGAGCTGGTTTGA
- a CDS encoding Hsp20/alpha crystallin family protein, which translates to MLNVEQAIAEVASVYQSLTGRAIKPGRYELPPEVDPASHAESHYRQFKALLEQKARVSTDPRGKGAEPPLPPPVDVVELEREVRVMVDVPGCAREQIAVSVTGDALTIRGERGAPRSVAGMMRLEERRKGPILRTIALPPRARREGIEATLRDGVLTIVIPTDGQGNDATEIPIDVK; encoded by the coding sequence ATGTTGAACGTGGAGCAGGCGATTGCCGAGGTCGCGAGCGTGTATCAATCGCTCACCGGTCGCGCCATCAAGCCGGGTCGTTACGAGCTTCCGCCGGAGGTGGATCCGGCCTCCCATGCCGAGAGCCATTATCGGCAGTTCAAGGCGCTCCTCGAGCAGAAGGCGCGCGTCTCGACGGACCCGCGCGGCAAGGGGGCGGAGCCACCGCTCCCGCCTCCGGTCGACGTCGTCGAGCTCGAGCGCGAGGTGCGCGTGATGGTGGACGTCCCCGGATGCGCGCGCGAGCAGATCGCCGTGTCGGTGACCGGCGACGCACTCACGATTCGCGGCGAGCGCGGGGCTCCGCGTTCCGTGGCGGGAATGATGCGGCTGGAAGAGCGGCGCAAGGGGCCGATCCTCCGGACGATCGCGCTGCCGCCGCGGGCGCGGCGCGAGGGGATCGAGGCGACGCTGCGCGACGGCGTCCTCACGATCGTGATTCCCACGGACGGCCAGGGGAACGACGCGACCGAGATCCCGATCGACGTGAAATGA
- the trmFO gene encoding methylenetetrahydrofolate--tRNA-(uracil(54)-C(5))-methyltransferase (FADH(2)-oxidizing) TrmFO, which produces MTEARSHDVTIVGAGLAGCEAAFQLAERGHHVRLLEMKPARRTPAQTSDFFAELVCSNSLRGAALANAVGLLKEELRRAGSLLMRVADRTSVPAGGALAVDRERFGAEMTSTMREHPRITVETGEVTEIPRERPVILATGPLTADALASSIAEAVGTKHLAYYDAIAPILSADSINWSKVWKQSRWGKGTSERAQEPGRKLMAEDAEESGDEAYVNCPFDEEQYRAFVAALVAAEKVAPREFEDVRYFEGCLPCEVMAERGERTLAYGPMKPVGLVDPRTGRRPHAVIQLRAEDVAATAYNMVGFQTRMKYPEQLRVFRMVPGLEEAEFLRFGSVHRNTFVDAPRVLGPGMEMQRMPGVFLAGQVAGVEGYVESAAAGFVCAVLLAQRLAGKPLAPPPKTTALGGILTHLGREQPSYQPSNITWAHLPPLEGTKSRLTKRARYEAMAERALADLDPWKNSAL; this is translated from the coding sequence ATGACCGAAGCTCGCTCCCACGACGTCACCATCGTCGGCGCCGGACTTGCCGGCTGTGAAGCCGCCTTCCAGCTCGCCGAACGCGGCCACCACGTGCGCTTGCTCGAAATGAAGCCCGCGCGCCGCACGCCCGCGCAGACGAGCGATTTTTTCGCCGAGCTCGTCTGCTCGAACTCACTGCGCGGCGCCGCGCTCGCGAACGCCGTCGGCTTGCTCAAGGAGGAGCTCCGCCGGGCCGGTTCGCTCCTCATGCGCGTCGCCGATCGAACGTCCGTGCCCGCGGGCGGCGCGCTCGCCGTGGACCGTGAGCGCTTCGGCGCCGAGATGACGTCGACCATGCGCGAGCACCCGCGCATCACGGTCGAGACGGGCGAGGTCACCGAGATCCCTCGCGAGCGTCCCGTCATCCTCGCGACGGGTCCGCTGACGGCGGACGCGCTCGCCTCGTCGATCGCCGAGGCCGTCGGCACGAAGCACCTCGCCTACTACGACGCGATCGCGCCCATCCTGAGCGCCGACTCGATCAACTGGTCGAAGGTGTGGAAGCAGTCGCGCTGGGGCAAGGGCACGTCCGAGCGCGCCCAGGAGCCCGGCCGCAAGCTGATGGCCGAGGACGCCGAGGAGAGCGGCGACGAGGCGTACGTCAACTGCCCGTTCGACGAGGAGCAGTACCGCGCGTTCGTCGCGGCGCTCGTTGCGGCGGAGAAGGTCGCGCCGCGCGAGTTCGAGGACGTGCGTTACTTCGAGGGATGCTTGCCTTGTGAGGTCATGGCCGAGCGCGGCGAGCGCACGCTCGCGTACGGGCCGATGAAGCCCGTCGGGCTCGTCGATCCGCGCACGGGAAGGCGGCCGCACGCCGTGATCCAGCTCCGGGCCGAGGACGTGGCCGCGACGGCGTACAACATGGTGGGTTTTCAGACCCGCATGAAGTACCCCGAGCAGCTCCGTGTCTTCCGGATGGTCCCGGGCCTCGAAGAGGCGGAGTTTCTGCGGTTCGGCTCGGTGCATCGCAACACGTTCGTCGACGCGCCGCGCGTGCTCGGCCCGGGGATGGAGATGCAGCGGATGCCGGGCGTCTTCCTCGCGGGGCAGGTCGCGGGCGTCGAGGGCTACGTGGAGAGCGCGGCGGCGGGGTTTGTCTGCGCGGTGCTCCTCGCGCAACGGCTCGCGGGCAAACCTCTCGCGCCGCCGCCGAAGACGACGGCGCTCGGCGGCATCCTCACGCATCTCGGCCGCGAACAGCCCTCGTATCAGCCTTCGAACATCACGTGGGCGCACCTGCCGCCGCTCGAAGGCACGAAGTCGAGGCTCACGAAGCGCGCGCGGTACGAGGCGATGGCCGAGCGCGCGCTCGCCGATCTCGATCCCTGGAAAAACTCGGCCCTCTGA
- the topA gene encoding type I DNA topoisomerase, with the protein MAKTLVIVESPAKAKTIKKYLGSGYDVVASKGHLKDLPKNQNAVDVANDFTEKYEVIVGKEKVLQELKDAAKKVDAVLLATDPDREGEAIAWHILEEIQDDKLRVERVEFHEITKKGVDHGVQHPRPLDINLYDAQRARRVLDRIVGYDVSALVWSKLAFGLSAGRVQSVALRLIVDREREVDAFVPEEYWNVSVGLSAPSGAPFVAKLAAAEGEKIEVTNGETAALVRADLESANCKVAKVTRREQKRNPPAPYTTSKLQQDATNSLHFGTKRTMQVAQGLYEGVDLKQDGGPVGLITYIRTDSTRVSDDAITEVRQAIEKRYGKSFVPDKPNVYKSKKNAQDAHEAIRPTDVNIHPDSVKKHLKDEQYKLYKLIWNRFVASQMTPAVYDRTTVEIQAQPTRGDASRASYMLRSTGRVLKDKGWLEVTEGQRDFAGEEEAAADGGEAPEPTAAAKAAPVEEDSDALLPEMNEGDVIRMVTPPGVLTEQKFTQPPPRYNEGSLVRELEKRGIGRPSTYAEIISKVQQRAYVEKLPGGAFQPTQLGKFVVEGLVRSNLDFMDPNFTAQMEEELDEVGAGKIKREQLLKRFYKRFRQQLEPAKKLASWKPPSEKTGIPCEECGEGEMIKKWGKNGYFLSCSRYPKCKATRDLSNTAQAVRETDITCDKCSKPMVIRTGRFGDFLSCTGYPGCKNARPVPLGVACPQCGGDLIEVRPRKKGGRTFYGCSNFNAEQKCDFKLWAKPIATPCPTCGAKFLTRTAGKKPMLVCATKDCGFKQEVPEEDEAGLAGAAPDGAAGDEGEGGSAEAGAAPEPKPAPKAKVEPKPAPKAEAKPKAAAKTAEKKGATKTPSKSKSNGRASA; encoded by the coding sequence ATGGCCAAGACGCTCGTCATCGTGGAGTCGCCGGCCAAGGCGAAGACGATCAAGAAGTACCTCGGCTCGGGGTACGACGTCGTCGCCTCCAAGGGGCATTTGAAGGATTTGCCCAAGAACCAGAACGCCGTCGACGTCGCGAACGACTTCACCGAGAAGTACGAGGTCATCGTCGGGAAGGAGAAAGTCCTCCAGGAGCTGAAGGACGCCGCCAAGAAGGTGGACGCGGTGCTCCTGGCGACCGACCCTGATCGCGAGGGCGAGGCGATCGCTTGGCACATCCTCGAGGAGATCCAGGACGACAAGCTCCGGGTCGAGCGCGTGGAGTTCCACGAGATCACGAAGAAGGGCGTCGACCACGGCGTCCAGCACCCGCGGCCGCTCGACATCAACCTCTACGACGCCCAGCGCGCTCGCCGCGTGCTCGATCGCATCGTGGGCTACGACGTCTCGGCGCTCGTCTGGTCGAAGCTCGCGTTCGGCCTTTCGGCCGGCCGCGTGCAGTCGGTCGCGCTGCGCCTGATCGTCGACCGTGAGCGCGAGGTCGACGCGTTCGTCCCCGAGGAGTACTGGAACGTCTCGGTCGGCCTCTCGGCGCCGAGCGGCGCGCCCTTCGTGGCGAAGCTCGCCGCGGCCGAGGGCGAGAAGATCGAGGTGACGAACGGCGAGACGGCGGCCCTCGTGCGCGCCGATCTGGAGAGCGCGAACTGCAAGGTTGCGAAGGTCACGCGCCGCGAGCAGAAGCGCAACCCGCCCGCGCCGTACACGACCTCGAAGCTCCAGCAGGACGCGACGAACAGCCTGCACTTCGGCACGAAGCGCACGATGCAGGTCGCGCAGGGGCTCTACGAGGGCGTCGACCTCAAGCAGGACGGCGGCCCGGTCGGCCTCATCACCTACATCCGTACCGACTCGACGCGCGTCAGCGACGACGCCATCACCGAGGTGCGCCAGGCGATCGAGAAGCGGTACGGCAAGTCGTTCGTCCCCGACAAACCGAACGTCTACAAGTCCAAGAAGAACGCGCAGGACGCGCACGAAGCGATCCGGCCGACGGACGTCAACATCCACCCGGATTCCGTCAAGAAGCACCTCAAGGACGAGCAGTACAAGCTGTACAAGCTCATCTGGAACCGCTTCGTCGCCTCGCAGATGACGCCCGCCGTCTACGACCGCACGACGGTCGAGATCCAGGCCCAGCCGACGCGCGGCGATGCGTCGCGCGCCTCGTACATGCTCCGCTCGACGGGGCGCGTGCTCAAGGACAAGGGCTGGCTCGAGGTCACCGAGGGGCAGCGTGATTTCGCGGGCGAGGAAGAGGCCGCGGCGGACGGCGGCGAGGCCCCGGAGCCCACGGCAGCGGCGAAGGCCGCGCCGGTCGAGGAGGACAGCGACGCGCTCCTGCCCGAGATGAACGAGGGGGACGTGATCCGCATGGTCACGCCGCCCGGCGTGCTGACGGAGCAGAAGTTCACGCAGCCGCCGCCGCGTTACAACGAAGGCTCGCTCGTGCGTGAGCTCGAGAAGCGCGGCATCGGTCGGCCGTCGACGTACGCCGAGATCATCAGCAAGGTGCAGCAGCGCGCGTACGTGGAGAAGCTGCCCGGCGGCGCGTTCCAGCCGACGCAGCTCGGCAAGTTCGTGGTCGAGGGCCTCGTGCGCTCGAACCTCGACTTCATGGATCCGAACTTCACCGCGCAGATGGAGGAGGAGCTCGACGAGGTCGGCGCCGGCAAGATCAAGCGCGAGCAGCTCCTCAAGCGCTTCTACAAGCGCTTCCGCCAGCAGCTCGAGCCGGCGAAGAAGCTCGCCTCGTGGAAGCCGCCGTCGGAGAAGACGGGCATCCCCTGCGAGGAGTGCGGCGAAGGGGAGATGATCAAGAAGTGGGGCAAGAACGGCTACTTCTTGAGCTGCAGCCGTTACCCCAAGTGCAAGGCCACGCGCGACCTGTCGAACACCGCGCAGGCCGTGCGCGAGACGGACATCACCTGCGACAAGTGCAGCAAGCCCATGGTGATCCGCACCGGACGGTTCGGTGATTTCCTCTCCTGCACGGGGTATCCGGGCTGCAAGAACGCGCGCCCCGTGCCCCTCGGCGTCGCCTGTCCGCAGTGCGGCGGCGACCTCATCGAGGTCCGGCCGCGCAAGAAGGGCGGGCGCACGTTCTACGGCTGCTCGAACTTCAACGCCGAGCAGAAGTGCGACTTCAAGCTCTGGGCGAAGCCCATCGCCACCCCGTGCCCCACCTGCGGCGCCAAGTTCCTGACGCGCACGGCCGGCAAGAAGCCGATGCTCGTCTGCGCGACGAAGGACTGCGGCTTCAAGCAAGAGGTGCCCGAGGAGGACGAGGCGGGCCTCGCCGGCGCCGCGCCGGACGGCGCCGCCGGTGACGAGGGCGAAGGCGGGTCGGCGGAAGCCGGCGCGGCGCCCGAGCCGAAGCCCGCGCCGAAGGCCAAGGTCGAGCCGAAGCCCGCGCCGAAAGCCGAGGCGAAGCCCAAGGCCGCGGCAAAGACGGCCGAGAAGAAGGGCGCCACCAAGACGCCGTCGAAGTCGAAGAGCAACGGCCGAGCCTCGGCCTAA
- a CDS encoding DNA-processing protein DprA, translating to MSPSIVLAPDALTYPAVLRALATPERAPPTLYLRGVLPSLPGVAVVGRRAASAEARAFTRVLVRDLVSAGFAIWSGGAFGIDAAAHEAALEASGRTVVVTGAGLDCPYPLEHVPLFDRVLAAGGALLSRLPDTSPPRPQHFLARNHVLVALTLATVVVEAGLKSGARSAAAAARKLGRPLGVVPHPPWSEAGAGCAEELAMGARAVTCMADVLGVVGHGPSPRKRRAETEPRPSARDLPLPFEGSFDPLEKAVFGALRDTPTHLDVICDTVGAPLPAVAGALLTLTLQAVVVEGPAGSYRRGKR from the coding sequence GTGTCTCCCTCGATCGTCCTCGCGCCCGACGCGCTCACCTATCCCGCCGTCCTCCGCGCCCTCGCCACCCCCGAGCGCGCCCCGCCGACCTTGTACCTGCGCGGCGTCCTTCCCTCCTTGCCCGGCGTCGCCGTCGTCGGCCGTCGCGCAGCCAGCGCCGAGGCGCGCGCTTTCACACGCGTGCTCGTTCGCGACCTCGTCTCCGCCGGTTTCGCCATCTGGTCCGGCGGCGCGTTCGGCATCGATGCGGCTGCACACGAAGCTGCGCTCGAGGCCAGCGGGCGCACCGTCGTCGTCACGGGCGCCGGGCTCGACTGCCCGTATCCGCTCGAACACGTGCCTCTCTTCGATCGTGTCCTCGCCGCGGGCGGCGCGTTGCTCTCGCGCTTGCCCGATACGAGCCCCCCGCGCCCTCAGCATTTCCTCGCGCGAAACCACGTCCTTGTGGCGCTCACGCTCGCGACCGTCGTCGTCGAGGCGGGCCTCAAGAGCGGCGCTCGTTCGGCGGCTGCGGCGGCGCGCAAGCTCGGTCGTCCGCTCGGCGTCGTTCCGCATCCTCCGTGGTCCGAGGCTGGCGCGGGCTGCGCCGAGGAGCTAGCCATGGGGGCCCGCGCCGTCACTTGCATGGCGGACGTCCTCGGCGTCGTGGGTCACGGCCCTTCTCCTCGCAAACGACGCGCGGAGACGGAGCCGAGGCCCTCCGCTCGGGACCTCCCCCTCCCCTTCGAGGGGAGCTTCGACCCTCTCGAAAAGGCCGTTTTTGGTGCTTTGAGGGACACCCCTACGCACCTTGACGTGATCTGCGATACGGTCGGAGCACCTCTTCCTGCGGTCGCTGGGGCGCTCTTGACGTTGACACTACAGGCCGTAGTAGTAGAGGGCCCCGCCGGCTCCTACCGGCGGGGTAAGCGCTAG
- a CDS encoding HMA2 domain-containing protein, whose product MIPSEQWSELVHHLPRRVRLRSRAIVGQRDACLRVAEKLAMMDPSCERVEVRPWTGSVIVEREDGTLDAEAVRLMLERLVAEERDEQGRKLTDLGHDALPGPTRVAKAVAHAFAEINSDVRSALDHRADLGTLMPVLFFSLGLVEIGVTRKLPAPAWFNLVWWSIRSFMTFNAGAVEQEGKAVAADGGLD is encoded by the coding sequence GTGATACCCAGCGAGCAGTGGAGTGAGCTCGTGCATCACCTTCCGCGCCGCGTGCGGCTGCGATCCCGTGCGATCGTGGGCCAGCGCGACGCGTGCCTGCGGGTCGCGGAGAAGCTCGCGATGATGGATCCGAGCTGCGAGCGCGTGGAGGTGCGGCCGTGGACGGGCTCGGTGATCGTGGAGCGCGAGGACGGGACGCTCGACGCCGAGGCGGTGCGCTTGATGCTGGAGCGGCTCGTGGCCGAGGAGCGCGACGAGCAGGGCCGCAAGCTGACCGACCTCGGCCACGACGCGCTGCCGGGCCCGACGCGCGTGGCGAAGGCCGTGGCGCACGCGTTCGCGGAGATCAACAGCGACGTGCGGAGCGCGCTCGATCACCGCGCGGATCTCGGGACGCTGATGCCGGTGCTGTTCTTCTCGCTCGGCCTGGTCGAGATCGGCGTGACGCGGAAGCTGCCCGCGCCGGCCTGGTTCAACCTGGTCTGGTGGTCGATCCGGTCGTTCATGACGTTCAACGCCGGAGCGGTGGAGCAGGAGGGGAAGGCGGTGGCCGCCGACGGAGGGCTGGACTAG